One window of Hymenobacter sp. BRD128 genomic DNA carries:
- a CDS encoding Nramp family divalent metal transporter, with amino-acid sequence MPPTTTLPATTAPAVAEPGWRHARQGTSLSEVHASIPMPGPGASFWQRFRAYWGPGLLVAVGYMDPGNWATDLAGGARFGYTLLSVVLVSNLFAMLLQHLAAKLGIVTGRDLAQACRDNYSRPIAIALWLLCEVAIAACDLAEVIGSAIALNLLFGLPLPWGVAITTLDVLLVLLMQNKGFKLIESLVAGLIFLIFACFVYEIVASHPDWLGLARGLVPQPAVVTNPAMLYVAIGILGATVMPHNLYLHSSIVQVRQIEPTEAGKRQAIKFATIDSTVALFLAFFVNAAILVTAAAAFHGKGHEDVADIADAHKLLTPVLGAGAASVLFAVALLASGQSSTLTGTLAGQIVMEGFLNLRLKPWVRRLLTRLVAVVPALVVAILYGERGTGQLLVFSQVVLSLQLSFAVVPLVLFTNDKLKMGVFVNRPWVRVVAWAVAGLIMALNAFLLWQTVAG; translated from the coding sequence TTGCCGCCTACTACTACGCTTCCTGCCACTACTGCGCCCGCCGTTGCCGAGCCGGGCTGGCGCCACGCCCGCCAGGGCACCTCGCTCAGCGAAGTCCACGCCAGCATCCCGATGCCGGGGCCGGGCGCCAGCTTCTGGCAGCGCTTCCGGGCCTACTGGGGGCCGGGGCTGCTGGTGGCCGTGGGCTACATGGACCCCGGCAACTGGGCCACCGACCTGGCCGGCGGCGCCCGCTTTGGCTACACGCTGCTGAGCGTGGTGCTGGTTTCCAACTTGTTTGCCATGCTCTTGCAGCACCTGGCGGCCAAGCTCGGTATCGTAACGGGCCGCGACCTGGCCCAGGCCTGCCGCGATAATTATTCGCGGCCGATAGCCATTGCCCTATGGCTGCTCTGCGAAGTCGCCATCGCGGCCTGCGACCTGGCCGAAGTCATCGGCTCGGCCATTGCGCTCAACCTGCTCTTTGGCCTGCCGCTGCCCTGGGGCGTGGCCATTACCACGCTCGATGTGCTGCTGGTGCTGCTGATGCAGAACAAAGGGTTTAAGCTGATTGAGAGCCTGGTGGCGGGGCTTATCTTCCTCATCTTCGCCTGCTTTGTCTACGAGATTGTGGCCTCGCACCCCGACTGGCTAGGCCTGGCCCGGGGGCTGGTGCCGCAGCCGGCGGTGGTTACCAATCCGGCCATGCTCTACGTAGCCATCGGCATTCTGGGGGCTACCGTGATGCCCCACAACCTCTACCTACACAGCAGCATCGTGCAGGTGCGCCAGATTGAGCCCACCGAGGCGGGCAAGCGCCAAGCCATCAAGTTTGCCACCATCGACAGCACGGTGGCGCTGTTTCTGGCCTTCTTTGTCAATGCGGCCATCCTGGTCACGGCGGCGGCGGCCTTCCACGGCAAGGGGCACGAGGACGTGGCCGACATTGCCGACGCCCACAAGCTGCTCACGCCGGTGCTCGGGGCGGGGGCGGCCAGTGTCTTGTTTGCCGTGGCCCTGCTAGCATCGGGCCAGAGCTCGACGCTCACCGGCACCCTGGCCGGCCAGATTGTAATGGAAGGCTTCCTCAACCTGCGGCTCAAGCCCTGGGTACGGCGGCTCCTTACGCGGCTGGTGGCGGTGGTGCCGGCCCTGGTAGTGGCCATCCTCTACGGCGAGCGGGGCACGGGCCAACTGCTGGTGTTCAGCCAGGTAGTGCTCTCGCTCCAGCTCTCCTTCGCGGTGGTGCCCCTGGTGCTGTTCACCAACGACAAGCTTAAGATGGGCGTGTTTGTGAACCGGCCCTGGGTGCGCGTGGTGGCTTGGGCCGTGGCGGGCCTCATCATGGCCCTCAATGCTTTCCTGCTCTGGCAGACGGTGGCGGGCTAG
- a CDS encoding DNA-3-methyladenine glycosylase, translated as MTTDFDLPQSKPGNSLPLAFYQRPNVLTIARELLGKHVCTLLEGELATGRIVETEAYRHEGDPSITLHLQRKAKQAQALYQPGGHAYLYTVYRVHTLFNITTHDAAHPDAVLIRAIEPLQGIDTMLRRRGLATVARNLTAGPGVLSQALGLTPALNGELLTGPAVWIEDAGEVISADNVLASSRVGLEYAGPEAAALPWRFRLKDSRWTSPAK; from the coding sequence ATGACAACCGACTTTGACCTTCCCCAAAGCAAGCCTGGCAATAGTCTTCCGCTAGCCTTCTACCAGCGCCCCAACGTGCTCACCATTGCCCGCGAGCTGCTCGGCAAGCACGTGTGCACGCTGCTCGAGGGCGAGCTGGCCACCGGCCGCATCGTCGAAACGGAGGCCTACCGGCACGAGGGCGACCCCAGCATTACCCTGCATTTGCAGCGCAAGGCCAAGCAGGCGCAGGCCTTATACCAGCCCGGCGGCCACGCCTATTTGTACACGGTGTACCGCGTGCATACCCTGTTCAATATCACCACCCACGATGCCGCGCACCCCGATGCGGTGCTCATCCGGGCCATCGAGCCGCTGCAGGGCATCGATACTATGCTGCGCCGCCGGGGCCTAGCCACGGTGGCCCGCAACCTCACCGCCGGCCCCGGCGTGCTGAGCCAGGCGCTGGGCCTCACGCCCGCCCTCAACGGGGAGCTGCTAACCGGCCCGGCTGTATGGATTGAGGACGCGGGCGAAGTGATAAGCGCTGATAATGTGCTGGCTAGCTCCCGCGTGGGCCTCGAATACGCCGGCCCCGAAGCCGCGGCGCTGCCCTGGCGCTTCCGCCTCAAAGACAGCAGGTGGACTAGCCCGGCGAAGTGA
- a CDS encoding radical SAM protein: MPRLLLLTPPLTQLNTPYPATAYIKGFLVGRGYDVHQADFSLELVLRLFSQAGLTRVFDELEAGGYDLSDNARRMLRLRRRYEATIGPAIRFLQNKDLTLAPRICHGRFLPEASRFDNVADLDTAFGTMGLTDQARHLATLYLEDLADLIKETVGPQFGLSRYAESLAMSATHFDPLHEALQAAPNLVDTMLLELLDERLAEVQPDIVGFTVPFPGNLYAALRLAQRIKQTHTAIVTVMGGGYPNTELRGLREPRFFDYIDYLTLDDGEGPWLRLFAYLQNKKDKKERHAELVEASLPLHQHSSDEAVEMLRQAQHDEQGSDGHPEASDDGRHLLQRTFLRNEAGQVEYVNYPHPDIPHPEVGTPDYSDLRLTDYLSVIEVLNPMHRLWSDGRWNKLTVAHGCYWKRCSFCDVTLDYIGRYETAPATLLVDRIEQIVAQTGQTGFHFVDEAAPPLALRDLAVELLKRRVSISWWGNIRFEKTFTPDLCRLLAASGCIAISGGLEVASDRLLALMEKGVTLAQVARVTQGFTEAGILVHAYLMYGFPTQTAQETVDSLEVVRQLFEAGIVQSGYWHRFSMTAHSPVGKNPAKYQVVATGPAPGPFAWNDLWHDDPLGANHELFGPGLAKSLYNYLHGVALREPLSFWFDFKVPRPTVPRQLIQQALAEPTKPDAAQPNRRLFWLGNAPALHLKPTGGPKGQPTTRAILTCYEQAEDFEVKTTALIGPWLHALLTRLSTDYDTKILLKEAAASFPAGAGSWESFLASPAWQLLREKGLLLV; this comes from the coding sequence TTGCCCCGCCTCCTGCTCCTCACCCCGCCGCTCACGCAGCTCAACACGCCCTACCCGGCCACGGCCTACATCAAGGGCTTCCTGGTAGGGCGCGGCTACGACGTGCACCAGGCCGACTTCAGCCTCGAGCTGGTGCTGCGCCTCTTCTCGCAGGCGGGCCTGACCAGGGTGTTTGACGAGCTGGAAGCCGGCGGCTACGACCTTAGCGACAATGCCCGGCGCATGCTGCGCCTGCGCCGGCGCTACGAGGCCACCATCGGGCCGGCCATCCGGTTTTTGCAGAACAAGGACCTCACGCTAGCCCCCCGCATCTGCCATGGCCGCTTCTTGCCCGAGGCCAGCCGCTTCGACAACGTGGCCGACCTCGACACGGCCTTCGGCACGATGGGCCTCACCGACCAGGCCCGCCACTTGGCCACTTTGTATTTAGAGGACCTGGCCGACCTCATCAAAGAAACCGTGGGGCCGCAGTTTGGCCTCTCGCGCTATGCCGAGAGCCTGGCCATGTCGGCCACTCACTTTGACCCGCTGCACGAAGCCCTGCAAGCCGCTCCTAACCTGGTCGATACGATGCTGCTGGAGCTGCTCGACGAGCGGCTGGCCGAGGTGCAGCCCGATATCGTGGGCTTCACCGTGCCCTTTCCCGGCAACCTCTACGCCGCCCTGCGGCTAGCCCAGCGCATCAAGCAAACCCACACCGCCATCGTGACCGTGATGGGCGGCGGCTACCCCAACACCGAGCTGCGCGGCCTCCGGGAGCCGCGCTTCTTCGACTACATCGACTACCTCACCCTCGACGACGGTGAGGGCCCTTGGCTGCGGCTGTTCGCGTATTTGCAGAACAAAAAAGACAAAAAGGAGCGTCATGCTGAGCTTGTCGAAGCATCTCTGCCGCTTCATCAGCACAGCTCGGATGAAGCGGTAGAGATGCTTCGACAAGCTCAGCATGACGAGCAGGGTAGTGATGGTCATCCTGAGGCTAGCGACGACGGCCGGCACCTGCTCCAGCGCACCTTTCTGCGCAATGAGGCCGGCCAGGTTGAGTACGTCAACTACCCGCACCCCGACATTCCGCACCCCGAGGTGGGCACGCCCGACTACTCCGACCTCCGGCTCACGGACTACCTCTCGGTGATTGAGGTGCTCAACCCCATGCACCGGCTCTGGAGCGACGGCCGCTGGAACAAGCTCACCGTGGCCCACGGCTGCTACTGGAAGCGCTGCTCGTTCTGCGACGTGACGCTCGACTACATCGGCCGCTACGAAACCGCGCCCGCCACGCTGCTCGTGGACCGCATCGAGCAAATCGTGGCCCAGACCGGGCAGACCGGCTTTCACTTCGTGGACGAAGCCGCGCCGCCCCTGGCCCTGCGCGACCTGGCCGTGGAGCTGCTCAAGCGCCGCGTCAGCATCAGCTGGTGGGGCAACATCCGGTTTGAGAAGACCTTCACGCCCGACCTCTGCCGCCTGCTGGCCGCCAGCGGCTGCATCGCCATCTCGGGCGGCCTCGAAGTGGCGTCGGACCGCCTGCTGGCCCTCATGGAGAAGGGCGTGACCCTGGCCCAGGTGGCGCGCGTCACGCAGGGCTTCACCGAGGCCGGCATCCTGGTGCACGCCTACCTCATGTACGGCTTCCCGACCCAAACTGCCCAGGAAACCGTGGATTCGCTGGAGGTAGTGCGCCAGCTCTTCGAGGCCGGTATTGTGCAGAGCGGCTACTGGCACCGCTTCTCGATGACGGCCCACTCGCCGGTGGGCAAGAACCCCGCCAAGTACCAGGTGGTGGCCACCGGCCCCGCGCCCGGCCCCTTCGCCTGGAATGACCTCTGGCACGACGACCCCCTTGGGGCCAACCACGAGCTCTTCGGCCCCGGCCTGGCCAAGAGCCTCTACAACTACCTGCACGGCGTGGCCCTGCGCGAGCCCCTCAGCTTCTGGTTCGACTTTAAGGTGCCGCGCCCCACGGTGCCGCGCCAGCTCATCCAGCAGGCCCTGGCCGAGCCCACCAAGCCCGACGCGGCCCAGCCCAACCGGCGCCTGTTCTGGCTCGGCAACGCGCCCGCGCTGCACCTCAAGCCCACCGGCGGCCCCAAAGGCCAGCCCACCACCCGCGCCATCCTCACCTGCTACGAGCAGGCCGAAGACTTCGAGGTGAAAACCACCGCCCTCATCGGCCCCTGGCTGCACGCGCTGCTCACGCGCCTCAGCACCGACTACGACACCAAAATCCTGCTCAAAGAAGCCGCCGCCAGCTTCCCCGCCGGCGCCGGCTCGTGGGAGAGCTTTCTGGCTAGCCCCGCCTGGCAGCTGCTGCGCGAAAAAGGCCTGCTGCTGGTGTAG
- a CDS encoding cation diffusion facilitator family transporter, with protein MPASPGLKRRLGLLSLMVSIALVLTKFYAYRLTHSQVVLTDALESIINVFTSGFALYSLYLADLPKDENHPYGHGKVEYLSIGFEGALIFIAGVFILYSATLGLIHPHPVARPDWGVALLASTALVNFGLGLWLVRAGRRVQSVALVGDGKHLYIDALTSIVSSAALVLVHFTGIIQFDAGAALALGAFILYNGYQLVRSAVGGLMDESDLSTVAEVIAELQRLRRPCWIDVHNLRVQRYGANLHIDCHMQMPYYYSLEKIHTEIHEVEELIRARFAAVEVEMFVHADPCSFAACSLCHMPDCPVRRHPFEREIEWDIHNAVKDERHHLSVIS; from the coding sequence ATGCCCGCATCTCCCGGCCTCAAGCGGCGCCTGGGCCTGCTCTCCCTGATGGTGAGTATTGCCTTAGTGCTCACCAAATTCTACGCCTACCGCCTCACCCACTCGCAGGTGGTGCTGACGGATGCGCTCGAAAGCATTATCAACGTGTTTACCAGCGGCTTTGCGCTCTATAGCCTCTACCTGGCCGACCTGCCCAAGGATGAAAACCATCCCTACGGCCACGGCAAAGTCGAGTACCTGAGCATTGGCTTTGAGGGCGCGCTCATCTTCATTGCGGGGGTATTTATTCTGTACAGCGCCACGCTGGGGCTCATTCACCCGCACCCGGTGGCCCGGCCCGACTGGGGCGTGGCCTTGCTGGCGAGCACGGCGCTGGTCAATTTTGGGCTGGGGCTGTGGCTGGTGCGGGCCGGGCGGCGGGTGCAGTCGGTGGCGCTGGTGGGCGATGGCAAGCACCTCTACATCGACGCGCTCACGAGCATTGTGTCGTCGGCGGCGCTGGTGCTGGTGCATTTCACGGGCATTATTCAATTCGACGCGGGCGCCGCGCTGGCGCTGGGGGCCTTTATTCTCTACAACGGCTACCAGCTGGTGCGCAGCGCCGTGGGCGGCCTCATGGATGAGAGCGACCTGAGCACCGTGGCCGAGGTCATTGCCGAGTTGCAGCGCCTGCGCCGTCCCTGCTGGATAGACGTGCACAACCTGCGCGTGCAGCGCTACGGCGCCAACCTGCACATCGACTGCCACATGCAGATGCCCTACTACTACTCGCTGGAGAAGATTCACACCGAGATTCACGAAGTCGAGGAGCTGATTCGCGCCCGCTTCGCGGCCGTGGAGGTTGAGATGTTTGTGCACGCCGACCCGTGCTCATTTGCGGCCTGCTCGCTGTGCCACATGCCCGACTGCCCGGTGCGCCGCCACCCCTTCGAGCGCGAAATCGAGTGGGACATTCACAACGCCGTGAAGGACGAGCGGCATCACCTGTCAGTTATCAGTTAG